The following DNA comes from Kitasatospora sp. NBC_01287.
CCGCCGATGCCGAGCAGGAAGATCCGCTTGCGCCCGTAGACGTCGCCCAGCCGTCCACCGGTGATCAGGCCGATCGCGAAGGCCAGCGCGTAACCCCCGGTGACCCACTGGATCGCGCTGAACGAGGCGCCCAGGTTCCGCTGGATGCTCGGCACCGCGATGTTGACGATGGTCACGTCGACCAGGTCCATGAACGAGGCGGTCATCACGATGGCCAGCGCTATCCAGCGCCGCCGATCGAGTGCTGTCGTCGTGGTCATGAGGTGCAGCGTCTCCTGTTGCGTCGGTGTTCGGTTCGTCGTCCGGACCGACCGTAGCGGCCAACTAGGTCAGCTCCTGTCCCAGTTCTCCGGCATCCTGGATCCCGTGACCGATACCCCGGGCCGGCTGCTGAGCCTGCTCTCCCTGTTGCAGACACCGCGCGAGTGGCCCGGCAGCGAGCTGGCCGAGCGGCTCGGCGTGAGCCCGCGGACCATCCGCCGCGACGTCGAACGGCTGCGGGAGCTGGGCTACCCGGTGCAGGCCACGCTCGGCTCGGTCGGCGGCTACCGACTGGCGGCCGGGCAGGCGATGCCGCCGCTGCTGCTGGACGACGAGGAGGCGGTGGCGATCGCGGTCGGGCTGCGCACGGCCGCCGGCAGCGCGGTCAGCGGGATCGAGGAGGCCTCGGTGCGGGCACTGGCCAAGCTCGCCCAGGTGCTGCCGGCCCGGCTGCGGCACCGGGTGGGGGCGCTGACCGCGGCCACCGTGCCGCTGCCGGGCGGCGGACCGGCGGTCGATCCCGAGCTGCTCGCGGTGCTGGCCGGCGCGGTGGCCGGTCCGGAACGGCTGCGGTTCGGCTATCAGGCGGCGGACGGCGCGGAGAGCCTGCGGCTGGTCGAGCCGCACCGGCTGGTCGCCACCGGGCGGCGCTGGTACCTGGTCGCCTTCGACAACGACCGCGACGACTGGCGGATCTTCCGGGTCGATCGGATCGCGGCGGCGCGGCCCACCGGCGTGCGGGTGGCACCGCGCGAGCTGCCCGCGGCGGACGCCGCCGCGTACGTGTCGGCCAAGCTGCGGCTGCACGCCCAGACCTTCACGGCGGTGGTGCTGCTCGGGCTGCCGCTGGTCCAGGCCCAACTGCGGCTCGGCCAGGCGCCGGTGCGGCTGGAGCCGGTGGACGCGGTGAGCTGCCGGCTGTGCTCGTCGGCCGACACCCTGGAGTGGCTGGCCTTCAGGCTGCTCGCGCTCGGCTGCGAGTTCCAGGTCGAGGAGCCGCCCGAACTCCTCGACCACCTGCGGGAGCTGGGCGAGCGGATCGGCCGGGCCACCGCCCGAGGGGACGGTCGGGCCACCGCCTGACGGGACGGCGCGATCCCCCGTTCGGCGCTGGCGCGCTGCCCGGGGCGGACCATCGGCGGGCGCTAGAGTCCCCCAGGCACGTCAGGGATCCGAAGGAGCGTCAGGTGAAGAACGATCAGGTGGTCACCGGCGGCCCGTGCTGGGTCGAGTTGGGGAGCGCCGATCCGGCGGCGGCCGCCGCGTTCTACCGGGAGCTCTTCGGCTGGCGGGCCGAGACCGATCCCCGTCCGGAGGCCGGCGGCTACACCATGCTGCTGCTCGACGGCGCCCCGGTGGCCGCGCTGACCCCGCTGTACGCGCCGGGACAGCCCACCGCCTGGTCGGTCTCCTTCGCCGTCACCGACACCGACGCCACCGCGGCGGCCGTCACCGCGGCCGGCGGCCAGGTGGTGACGGGGCCGATGGACGTCTTCGACGCGGGCCGGTTCGCGGTGGTCGCCGACCCGGCGCGGGCGGTGTTCGCGCTCTGGCAGCCGCGGCGGTTCGGCGGCGCGGCGGTGTTCAACCGGCCGGGCTCGCTCGGCTGGGTCGAGCTGCTGACCCGGGACGTCCCCGGCGCCCTCCAGTTCTACCCGCGGGTCTTCGGCTGGAGCGTGGCGGCCGGTGAGTGGTACACCCAGTGGGGCGTCGACGGCGCCGACTTCGGCGGGATGATGCGGCTGGACGACCGGGTCCCGGCCGAGGTGCCGCCGCACTGGCGGCCGTACTTCGCGGTCACCGACGTGGACGCCGTGGTGCGGCGGGCCGCCGGCCTCGGCGCCGGCACCCTGCTGGCTCCGATGGATCTGGCCGGCGGTCGGCGGATCGCGGTGCTGAGCGACCCGCAGGGCGCGGGCTTCGGCGTCTACCTGGCCGGTACCGAGGGGTGATGATCCTGCGTACCACCCGTGTCGAAAGTGCCATTGTCTGAGTTATCGTCGGATCATCAGTGCGGCACGGGAGGGGAGGGATGTCCGTGCGGCGCAACCCTGAACACCCCCCTGGAGCACCGCTGTCCCGATGGCGCCGCCGACCGCTGCGCGCGTTCGGCCGGCAGCTGCGGTTCGCGTTCGGCCGCGACCTCGGGCCGCTCGGTCGGCAGCTGGATCGCGTCCGCAGCCGGGGGCAACTGCTCACCGTGCTCGGCCTGCTGACCGCGCTGCTGCTCGGCTCACTGCTGGCCGTACGCGGTGTGGCGAGCGCGCCCCGGCAGGTGGCCGCCCGCGCCGCCCAGCTGCACCGGGTACGGGCCGAGGTGCTCGGTCCGCCCCGGCCTGACGCCAGCTCACCCGGCTTCCGCTTCAACGGCGGCGACCGGGTGACGGTGGCCTGGGAGTATCCCGCCGGGCACAGCGGCACCGGCCGGGTCGCGCTGAACCGTCCGGCGTCGGCGGGCGCCACGCTGCCGGTCTGGGTGACCGACGACGGACGCCTCGGTTCGCCGCCGCCGACCACCGCGGGCCTGGTCCTGCTGGCAATCGGATTCGGCGGTGGCGCCTGGCTGCTGGCGAGTGCGGCGGTCCTGGCCGGCCACGCGATGCGCCGCCGCGCGCTGGAGCGCCGCTGCCTGCGCGAGTGGGCCGAGGGCTGGTCGGTGGTCGAGCCGCGCTGGTCGGGCCGGTTGAACGGCCGCCCGGGCAACCCGGCGCCCTGACCACTCGTGCCGCTGGGGTAGCCGGCGCGCTCGGCGGGCGCGCCGGCTACCCCAGCGGCGGCAGCTCGGCGCGGGCGTGCCGGCCCAGCCGGTCCAGCGCGTCCACCATGGCGGTGGCCTCGGCGGGGGCGAGGGCCCCGTGCAGCAGCCGTTCGGCCTCCCTGGTGTGGGCGGCGGCGGCCGTGAGCAGGGTGCGCTCGCCCTGCTCGGTCATGGCGACCAGTTGCACCCGCCGGTCGGTCGGCGAGGGGGTCCGGGTCACCAGGCCGACCTCGGTCATCCGGTCGATCAGCCGGGTGGCGCCGCCGCTGGTGAGCACCAGGCCGCCGGAGAGCCGGCTGACCGGGGTACCGCCGGGCTGGGCGGCCAGGATGAGCAGCACCTCGAACATCGAGTGGCTGATCCCGGCAGCCCGTTGGATCGCGCCGGCGAGCAGCCGTTCGATCAGCGCGGAGGTGTTGAGCAGCACGCCGACCGCCTGGATCCCCGGGTCGGCGGCCACCTGCGCGACGCTGCGGGGCTGCTGGTCGGGCTCGGGCACGCTGGATCTCCCTCGGCATCGTCGGGTTCGGCGGGTCCGTCAGGTTCGCCGGGTCCGTCGGGTCCGTCAGGTTCGCCGGGTCCGTCGGGTCCGTCAGGTTCGGCAGGTTCGTCGGCCCCTATCGTGGCCAGTGGGGCGGCGCCGGTCCAGTCGGTGCCGGTGCCGCCCGCCGCGGCCGGACGGCCAGCCCGGTCAGTAGCCGCAGGTGAACCGCTCGCCGAGGTGCGCCGGCCGCTCGATCTCGTCGACCACGGCGACCGCGTAGTCCTCGACGGAGATCTTGCTGTTGCCGTCCGCGGCGGCGACCACGTCGTCCTGGGCGGTGCGGTAGGAGCCGGTCCGGTCACCGGGCTCGATCAGCGCCGCCGGGCTGAGGCTGGTCCAGGCCACGTCGCTGACGGTGCGGTAGTAGTCGAGGGCGTCGCCGTGCGCGTGCATGATCTGCAGCAGCCAGTCGGGCAGGCCGGGGGCGTCCCAGACCAGCGTGCCGTCGGGGGTGCGCAGCGAGCCGGCGCCGCCGACCGCGATCAGCCGCGGCGCCTGGTCGCCGAGCGCGCGCAGGCCCGTCACCAGGGACCTGGCGGCGGGCTCGATGGTGGCCAGGTGGCCCGGGCCGTCCCCGCCGCCGACCGCGCTGACCAGCGCGTCCTGCCCGGCGGCCGCGGCGTGGACCGAGGCCGGGTCGAGCACGTCGCCCTGGGTGACGGTGAGGGCGGGGGAGCTCTCGGTGATCTTGGCGGGGTCGCGGACCACGGCGGTGACCTGGTGGCCGCGGCTCAGCGCCTCGCGCACGACGGCGCTTCCGATGGTGCCGTTGGCGCCGAAGACAGCGATCTTGGACATGCGAGGTCCTCCTCTAGGGATGCTGCGGGACTGACGAGCGGTGGGACTGACGAGCGGGTGGGGCCGATGGGCGGTAGCGACCATCATCTGAGTCAACAGTATCTGAGCAGTCAGGTATTTCCGTCCGGTCAGGATTCTTTCGGCAGCAGGGCCCGCACCGCCTCGACGGTGTCCGCCTCGGCGGCGGGTTTGTCCTCGCGGTAGCGCAGCACCCGCGCGAAGCGCAGCGTGACCCCCGCCGGATAGCGCGAGGAGCGCTGCACCCCGTCGAAGGCGATCTCCACCACCAGCTCGGGCCGCACCCGCACGCCCCAGGCCGGCCGCTCCACCGCGAGCCGGGCCAGCCGCTCGGTCTGCCAGGCGAGCAGGACGTCGGTCAGTCCCTTGAAGGTCTTGCCGAGCATCGCGAACGATCCGTCCACACGCCGTGCGCCCAGGTGCAGGTTCGACAGGCGGCCCGCGCGCCGCCCGTGGCCCCACTCGGCGGCCAGCACCACCAGGTCCAGCGTGTGCACGGGCTTCACCTTCAGCCAGGCGGTGCCGCGCCGTCCGGCGGTGTAGGGCGCGTCCAGCGCTTTGACCACCACGCCTTCGTGGCCCTGGTCGAGGGCCGCCGCGGCGAACTCGCCCGCCGCCCGCCGGGTGGCCGGCTCGGCGGGGGTCGCCGCCACCAGCCGGCGCACCCGCAGTGACCCGGGCACCAGGCGGGCCAGTTCGGCGTGCCGCTGCTCGGCGGGCAGCTCCAGCAGGTCCCGGCCGTCCACCGCGAGCAGGTCGAAGAAGACCGGGGAGAGCGGCAGTGACGCGGTGGCGCCGGGGACGTCCAGCCGTGAGCCGACCCGGCCGGCGGTCTCCTGGAACGGACGGGGCCGGCCGGCCGCGTCCAGCGCGATGACCTCGCCGTCCAGCACCGCCTGCTCGGCCGGCAGGGCCAGCGCGGCGGCCGCCACCTCGGGCAGCCGGTCGGTGATCTCCTCCAGGGTCCGGGTGAAGACCCGCACGACCGCTCCGTCCCGGTGCACCTGGATCCGGATCCCGTCCAGCTTCTGCTCCACCGCGCACGGGCCGAGCCGGTCCAGCGCCTCGTCGACGCTCTTGGCGGCGTGCGCGAGCATCGGCAGCACCGGGCGGCCCACCAGCAGGCGGAACCGCGCCAGCGCCGGCGGCCCGTCCGCCAGCAGCGCCCCGGCCACCGCGCCCAGCGTGCCGCCGAGCATCACCGCCCGGCGCACCTGCTCGGCGGGAGCGCCGCCCGCTGCCGCCAGGGCCTCCACGGCGACGGCGTCCAGCGCGCCCTGGCGCACCTCGCCGCCCAGCAGCCGGAGCAGGAACTCCTGCTCGGGGCCGGTGGCCGCGCCCAGCAGCCCGGTCAGCAGCCGCCGCCGCTCGGCCTGCGCGCCCGTGCCGCGCACGGCCGCCAGCTCCGCCAGCGCGGCGTCGACCTGGTGGACCGTCAGGGTGGCGGCGGGGGCGGGCGGGACCGGCCGGCCGAGCACGCTCCAGCCCACGCCGAGCCGGCCCTGCGGCAGCCGACCGGCCAGGTAGGTGATCACCGTGGGTGCCTCGGCCGGCTCGGTGGCGCTGAGGAGTTCGGCCAGCAGCGCGACCTTCCGCGAACGGGCCGAGGTGGCGGCGACCTCGCGCGAGGTCCGGGCGAGGTCGGCCAGCAGCATGGACCCATGCTCGCCCGGCCGTTCGGGCGTGGCGCCGGTGACACGCCGCCAGGGGTGGCCGAGGGCGGATCCCCGCACCCTCGCCGGTCGGCCGTCCGCCCGGTCCGCTGTCCCGTCCACCTGATATTGTATGCGCAAATCAGAATACTTATACAGATGGGGGTGGTGTGATGAACCGGCCGCTGCCGCGGGGGTTCCTCTCCTGGACGGCCAACATGGGCCTCAAGGACGACGCGGACGACTTCGCGCTCGTCGTCTCCGAGGCGCCCGCCGTCTCGGCCGCGGTCTTCACCCGCTCCCGGTTCGCCGGGCCGAGCGTGCTGCTGAGCCGGGGCGACGCGGCCCGGCAGGACGCCCGGGGCATGGTGGTGATCTCCCGCAACGCCAACGTGGCCACCGGACGGGCCGGCGCGGACAACGCCGCCGAGGTCCGCCGGCTGGCCGCGGCGGCGGCCGGGGTGGCGCCGGAGCAACTGGTGATCGGCTCCACCGGGGTGATCGGCCGGCCCTATCCGATGGAGTCGATCCGGGCGGGTGTGGCGGAGCTCCCCGCGCGGCTGCCCCCCGCCGACTTCCAGGCGGCCGCCGCGGCGATCATGACCACCGACACCCGGGCCAAGTCGGTCCACCTGCGCTGCGGCGACGCCGTGCTGGTGGGCATCGCCAAGGGCGTCGGGATGATCGAGCCGAACATGGCCACCCTGCTGACCTTCTTCTTCACTGACGCCGAGCTGCCGGCCGGCGAGCTGGACGCGGTCTTCCGGCGGGTGATGGACCGCACCTTCAACGCGCTCAGCATCGACACCGACACCTCGACCAGCGACACCGCCGCGGTCTTCGCCAACGGCCTGGCCGGGCCGGTCGACCCCGCCGCCTTCGAGGCCGTGCTCCACCGGGCCGCGCTGGCCCTGGTCCGCGACATCGCCTCGGACGGCGAGGGCGCGAGCAAGCTGATCGAGGTCGAGGTCACCGGCGCCCGGGACACCGCGCAGGCCAAGCGGGTGGGCAAGGCGGTGGTCAACTCCCCGCTGGTGAAGACCTCGGTGTACGGCGCCGACCCCAACTGGGGCCGGGTGGCGATGGCGATCGGCAAGCTGGACGACGACCTCGACCTGGACCCGGCCAAGGTGGCCATCCGCTACGGGGCGCTGGCCGTGTTCCCCGAGGAGCCGGACGACGAGCTGCTCGCCCGGGCCCGCGCCTACCTGGGCGGGAGCGAGGTCGTGATCGGGATCGACCTCGGTCTCGGGGACGCCGGATTCACCGTCTACGGCTGCGATCTGACGCCGGGCTACGTCGAACTGAACTCCGGCTACACCACCTGACGCTTGGTCAGCCAGTCGGCGAAGGCCGCCAGCGCCGGCTCCGGATCGGCGCGCCCCACTCCGATCCGGAACCGGTCGGTCGGCGTCGCGGTGAGCTCCGAGCGGTAGACCGAGGCCGGCAGCAGCAGCACCCCGGCCTCCTGGACCAGCCGGCCGCAGAACTCCTCGACCCCCTCCCGGCCCAGGTACCGGGGGAAGGCCACGCAGCCGCCGTCCGGCGCGGACCACTCGAAGAGGTCGCCGAACTCGGCGAAGAAGGCCTCGAAGAGCGGCAGGTTGGCGGCGATGGTCGAGCGGCTGCGCGCCACCAGGGTGTCCCGGGCCTTCAGCGCGATCCGGGCCAGCACCTCGCTCGGCGCCGAGGAGCAGATCGTGGTGTAGTGCTTGGCCCGCTCCAGTTCGCTCAGCAGTTGCCGGTCGCGGCAGGCGATCCAGCCGATCCGCAGCCCCGGCAGCCCCAGCGACTTGGAGGTGACGTTGAGCGAGAGCGCCCGCTCCGACAGGTCGACGGCCTGCGGCAACCGCGTCGAGGGGTCGCGCTCCAGGCCGCGGTAGACCTCGTCGCTGAACAGGCGGATGCCGCGCTCGTCGCAGATCCGGGCCAGCTCACGGAAGTCCGCGGCGGTGATCAGCTTGCCGGTCGGGTTGT
Coding sequences within:
- the argJ gene encoding bifunctional glutamate N-acetyltransferase/amino-acid acetyltransferase ArgJ, which codes for MNRPLPRGFLSWTANMGLKDDADDFALVVSEAPAVSAAVFTRSRFAGPSVLLSRGDAARQDARGMVVISRNANVATGRAGADNAAEVRRLAAAAAGVAPEQLVIGSTGVIGRPYPMESIRAGVAELPARLPPADFQAAAAAIMTTDTRAKSVHLRCGDAVLVGIAKGVGMIEPNMATLLTFFFTDAELPAGELDAVFRRVMDRTFNALSIDTDTSTSDTAAVFANGLAGPVDPAAFEAVLHRAALALVRDIASDGEGASKLIEVEVTGARDTAQAKRVGKAVVNSPLVKTSVYGADPNWGRVAMAIGKLDDDLDLDPAKVAIRYGALAVFPEEPDDELLARARAYLGGSEVVIGIDLGLGDAGFTVYGCDLTPGYVELNSGYTT
- a CDS encoding pyridoxal phosphate-dependent aminotransferase, whose protein sequence is MTRLPEFRLETYLSRWEFTARYHLTASDAQTMAMAELLALADEEDARAWETLTLGYTETYGDPGLRQAIADTYDLAGPQDVLCFAGAEEGLYLAMRALLGPEDHAVVVTPNYQSAETVPRSLCAVTGVALDAARDWALDLDRLVAALRPNTKVVSVNFPNNPTGKLITAADFRELARICDERGIRLFSDEVYRGLERDPSTRLPQAVDLSERALSLNVTSKSLGLPGLRIGWIACRDRQLLSELERAKHYTTICSSAPSEVLARIALKARDTLVARSRSTIAANLPLFEAFFAEFGDLFEWSAPDGGCVAFPRYLGREGVEEFCGRLVQEAGVLLLPASVYRSELTATPTDRFRIGVGRADPEPALAAFADWLTKRQVV
- a CDS encoding NAD(P)-dependent oxidoreductase, with translation MSKIAVFGANGTIGSAVVREALSRGHQVTAVVRDPAKITESSPALTVTQGDVLDPASVHAAAAGQDALVSAVGGGDGPGHLATIEPAARSLVTGLRALGDQAPRLIAVGGAGSLRTPDGTLVWDAPGLPDWLLQIMHAHGDALDYYRTVSDVAWTSLSPAALIEPGDRTGSYRTAQDDVVAAADGNSKISVEDYAVAVVDEIERPAHLGERFTCGY
- a CDS encoding YafY family protein, whose translation is MTDTPGRLLSLLSLLQTPREWPGSELAERLGVSPRTIRRDVERLRELGYPVQATLGSVGGYRLAAGQAMPPLLLDDEEAVAIAVGLRTAAGSAVSGIEEASVRALAKLAQVLPARLRHRVGALTAATVPLPGGGPAVDPELLAVLAGAVAGPERLRFGYQAADGAESLRLVEPHRLVATGRRWYLVAFDNDRDDWRIFRVDRIAAARPTGVRVAPRELPAADAAAYVSAKLRLHAQTFTAVVLLGLPLVQAQLRLGQAPVRLEPVDAVSCRLCSSADTLEWLAFRLLALGCEFQVEEPPELLDHLRELGERIGRATARGDGRATA
- a CDS encoding ATP-dependent DNA ligase is translated as MLLADLARTSREVAATSARSRKVALLAELLSATEPAEAPTVITYLAGRLPQGRLGVGWSVLGRPVPPAPAATLTVHQVDAALAELAAVRGTGAQAERRRLLTGLLGAATGPEQEFLLRLLGGEVRQGALDAVAVEALAAAGGAPAEQVRRAVMLGGTLGAVAGALLADGPPALARFRLLVGRPVLPMLAHAAKSVDEALDRLGPCAVEQKLDGIRIQVHRDGAVVRVFTRTLEEITDRLPEVAAAALALPAEQAVLDGEVIALDAAGRPRPFQETAGRVGSRLDVPGATASLPLSPVFFDLLAVDGRDLLELPAEQRHAELARLVPGSLRVRRLVAATPAEPATRRAAGEFAAAALDQGHEGVVVKALDAPYTAGRRGTAWLKVKPVHTLDLVVLAAEWGHGRRAGRLSNLHLGARRVDGSFAMLGKTFKGLTDVLLAWQTERLARLAVERPAWGVRVRPELVVEIAFDGVQRSSRYPAGVTLRFARVLRYREDKPAAEADTVEAVRALLPKES
- a CDS encoding MarR family winged helix-turn-helix transcriptional regulator — encoded protein: MPEPDQQPRSVAQVAADPGIQAVGVLLNTSALIERLLAGAIQRAAGISHSMFEVLLILAAQPGGTPVSRLSGGLVLTSGGATRLIDRMTEVGLVTRTPSPTDRRVQLVAMTEQGERTLLTAAAAHTREAERLLHGALAPAEATAMVDALDRLGRHARAELPPLG
- a CDS encoding VOC family protein, which encodes MKNDQVVTGGPCWVELGSADPAAAAAFYRELFGWRAETDPRPEAGGYTMLLLDGAPVAALTPLYAPGQPTAWSVSFAVTDTDATAAAVTAAGGQVVTGPMDVFDAGRFAVVADPARAVFALWQPRRFGGAAVFNRPGSLGWVELLTRDVPGALQFYPRVFGWSVAAGEWYTQWGVDGADFGGMMRLDDRVPAEVPPHWRPYFAVTDVDAVVRRAAGLGAGTLLAPMDLAGGRRIAVLSDPQGAGFGVYLAGTEG